The Natrinema salaciae genome includes a window with the following:
- the radB gene encoding DNA repair and recombination protein RadB, whose protein sequence is MTDEAIPTGCGPVDELLDGGFERGTVTQLYGPPAAGKTNIALSAAVQTAVDGGTAVYIDTEGVSVDRFRQLLEATVDGRPARAGDGGEPADVEAVASRIVIEDALDFDEQAEAVRDAEEFAERADLIVLDSATGFYRLERTADGDEGEALRSVARQVTHLLSLARKHELAVVLTNQVFADPDSDRTRALGGNTLEHWTGAVVRLERFRGGNRRATLEKHRSKPAGESVQFRITDTGLEGGDETRRS, encoded by the coding sequence GTGACCGACGAGGCGATTCCAACCGGCTGTGGTCCGGTCGACGAGCTGCTCGATGGGGGGTTCGAACGCGGCACCGTCACGCAGTTGTACGGTCCCCCGGCCGCCGGGAAGACGAACATCGCGCTGTCGGCGGCCGTCCAGACGGCCGTCGACGGCGGCACGGCGGTCTACATCGACACCGAGGGCGTCTCGGTCGACCGCTTCCGGCAACTGCTCGAGGCCACCGTCGACGGCCGACCGGCTCGAGCCGGCGACGGCGGGGAGCCCGCCGACGTCGAAGCCGTCGCCTCGCGAATCGTCATCGAAGACGCGCTCGACTTCGATGAACAGGCCGAGGCCGTCCGCGACGCCGAGGAGTTCGCCGAGCGCGCGGACCTGATCGTCCTCGACAGCGCGACCGGCTTCTACCGGCTCGAGCGAACCGCCGACGGCGACGAGGGCGAGGCGTTGCGCAGCGTCGCCCGGCAGGTGACGCATCTGCTCTCGCTGGCCCGCAAACACGAGCTGGCGGTCGTCCTGACCAACCAGGTCTTCGCCGATCCCGACTCGGATCGCACGCGAGCGCTGGGCGGGAATACGCTAGAGCACTGGACCGGTGCCGTCGTCCGCCTCGAGCGCTTCCGCGGCGGCAACCGACGCGCCACCCTCGAGAAGCACCGCTCGAAACCGGCCGGCGAGTCCGTGCAGTTCCGAATCACGGATACCGGCCTCGAGGGAGGGGACGAGACGAGACGATCCTGA
- a CDS encoding metal-dependent hydrolase produces MWPWGHLAIAYLVYTLYSRVRYGRSPRALPAIAVAIGSQFPDLIDKPLAWELGLLSSGRSLAHSITVASLLIPVVYAVGVRVGHRESAAAFAIGHVTHLVTDLPPMPFRGDFDGATYLFWPFLGPPEYGESGGVLVLFSRHSFSIRNTVQLAVFAIAIVVWYRDRVPGLGFAWRSVRRYVPLGE; encoded by the coding sequence ATGTGGCCGTGGGGACACCTCGCCATCGCCTACCTCGTTTACACGCTCTACTCGCGGGTCCGATACGGACGGTCGCCGCGCGCGCTCCCGGCGATCGCAGTCGCGATCGGCTCGCAGTTCCCGGACCTGATCGACAAACCGCTCGCGTGGGAACTGGGGCTACTCTCGAGCGGGCGGTCGCTCGCGCACTCGATCACTGTCGCCTCGCTACTGATTCCGGTCGTGTACGCCGTCGGCGTCCGCGTCGGTCATCGAGAGAGCGCGGCGGCGTTCGCGATCGGCCACGTCACGCACCTCGTTACCGATCTCCCGCCGATGCCGTTTCGCGGCGACTTCGACGGTGCGACGTATCTGTTCTGGCCCTTCCTCGGACCCCCGGAGTACGGCGAATCCGGCGGCGTTCTCGTTCTGTTCTCGAGACATTCGTTCAGCATCCGTAACACCGTCCAACTCGCGGTGTTCGCCATCGCGATCGTCGTCTGGTATCGCGATCGCGTCCCCGGGCTCGGGTTCGCGTGGCGATCGGTGCGGCGATACGTCCCGCTGGGAGAGTAG